The following are encoded in a window of Ferribacterium limneticum genomic DNA:
- a CDS encoding NifX-associated nitrogen fixation protein, with the protein MTEAIAADPIFETDFVKEMARQMRALDTYGTYAGWTVEKILDPYILTKERKANIPMIGDPDDETISRVKAFYNAIAVLIEKECKLLAVPLVHLTHEGFGRAIITVGKLVAVEKTLRDVHRFGFPSLSKMKDDADKMLGIALERIGQYPNVAGL; encoded by the coding sequence ATGACTGAAGCCATTGCCGCCGATCCCATCTTTGAAACCGATTTCGTCAAGGAGATGGCCCGCCAGATGCGCGCGCTCGATACCTACGGCACCTATGCCGGCTGGACGGTCGAAAAGATCCTCGATCCCTACATCCTGACCAAGGAACGCAAGGCCAACATCCCGATGATCGGTGATCCGGACGACGAGACCATCTCCCGCGTCAAGGCGTTCTACAACGCCATCGCCGTGCTTATCGAAAAGGAATGCAAGCTGCTCGCCGTGCCGCTCGTGCACCTGACCCACGAAGGTTTCGGCCGCGCCATCATTACCGTCGGCAAGCTGGTTGCTGTTGAAAAGACCTTGCGCGACGTGCATCGCTTCGGCTTCCCCAGCCTGTCCAAGATGAAGGACGACGCCGACAAGATGCTCGGTATCGCCCTGGAACGTATCGGTCAGTACCCGAACGTCGCCGGGCTGTAA
- a CDS encoding SoxR reducing system RseC family protein: MIEHRGIVQRVDAGKAIVAMETAGCSSCGQGSSCGIGKMASGRPATLLTLPVSGDIKAGDMVMIALPASRLTFSALLGYLFPAFAMIFGAWLGSLLDGSDGATALGAIAGFLGALAVARVAIGLVPGLMPAPQLIPISNQSSAFHKE; encoded by the coding sequence ATGATCGAACACCGCGGCATCGTCCAGCGCGTCGACGCGGGCAAGGCCATCGTGGCCATGGAAACGGCTGGCTGTTCGTCCTGCGGGCAGGGCAGCAGTTGCGGCATCGGCAAAATGGCTAGCGGCCGTCCAGCCACCTTGCTGACGTTGCCGGTCAGCGGCGACATCAAGGCCGGTGACATGGTGATGATCGCGCTGCCGGCCAGCCGTCTGACTTTCTCGGCCTTGCTCGGCTATCTCTTCCCCGCCTTCGCCATGATTTTTGGCGCCTGGCTCGGTTCGCTGCTCGATGGCAGCGACGGTGCCACGGCACTCGGCGCCATTGCCGGTTTCCTCGGTGCGCTGGCTGTTGCCCGCGTTGCCATTGGTCTGGTGCCCGGCCTCATGCCGGCGCCGCAACTTATCCCGATTTCCAATCAATCCAGCGCATTCCACAAGGAGTAA
- the fdxB gene encoding ferredoxin III, nif-specific yields the protein MITGLTKGGTEWTPQFATSLDQAKCIGCGRCYKVCPRNVLDLVERELDDDDDDEDDNMMVMSLANPADCIGCGSCGRVCPKDCYTYAPA from the coding sequence ATGATTACCGGACTCACCAAAGGCGGCACCGAATGGACGCCGCAATTCGCCACCAGCCTCGATCAGGCCAAGTGCATCGGCTGCGGCCGCTGCTACAAGGTCTGCCCGCGCAATGTTCTCGATCTCGTCGAGCGTGAGCTGGACGACGATGATGATGACGAAGACGACAACATGATGGTCATGTCGCTGGCCAATCCGGCTGACTGCATCGGTTGTGGCTCCTGCGGACGGGTTTGTCCGAAGGACTGCTACACCTACGCACCGGCCTGA
- a CDS encoding CCE_0567 family metalloprotein: MTDEELAALDKEVKKLKRIASEWASQMHDLVEDRLPAGFREIPALSQSTYDACQAWADASARLAAAQKGQPA, translated from the coding sequence ATGACTGACGAAGAACTGGCCGCCCTCGACAAGGAAGTCAAGAAGCTCAAGCGGATCGCTTCCGAGTGGGCTTCGCAGATGCACGACCTCGTGGAAGACCGCCTGCCGGCGGGCTTTCGCGAAATTCCAGCGCTTTCCCAATCCACCTACGATGCCTGCCAGGCGTGGGCCGATGCCAGTGCCCGACTCGCTGCAGCGCAGAAAGGACAACCAGCATGA
- the nifN gene encoding nitrogenase iron-molybdenum cofactor biosynthesis protein NifN, giving the protein MAEIIQSKKALAVNPLKVSQTIGASLAFLGLNRSLPLMHGSQGCTAFGKVFFVRHFREPIPLQTTAMDQVSSIMGADDNVIEALRTLSDKSKPDIIGLVTTGLSETQGTDIRRCVGDFRRAHPEFDHVAVVPVNTPDYVGCLESGYALAIEALIETLVPESACVGKRPKQVNVLASAMLTPGDIEAIKEWVEAFGLRPIVVPDIGDSLDGHLTEAETSSLTIGGTPRSEIEIMGESTATLVVGPSLLKAATILKTRTGVPDYHFAGLMGLDDCDAFTQALAEISGKPVPEKIERHRAQLQDAMVDSHFMIGFARVALAGDPDLVGMQVRFLTSMGAEIVSAVATHKHESLAALPIEKIIVGDLEDMEKEARSNGAQLIVANSHAADTASRLGLPLLRAGFPQYDHVGGYARTWVGYRGTRQALFDLANLMLGQHHELAPYRSIYWADDRDGVSKQHVISSAAAGLVH; this is encoded by the coding sequence ATGGCTGAAATCATCCAATCCAAGAAGGCGCTGGCGGTCAATCCGCTCAAGGTCAGCCAGACCATCGGCGCCTCGCTGGCTTTCCTCGGCCTCAACCGCAGCCTGCCGCTCATGCATGGTTCGCAAGGCTGCACGGCCTTCGGCAAGGTGTTCTTCGTGCGCCATTTTCGCGAGCCGATTCCCTTGCAGACGACGGCGATGGATCAGGTGTCGAGCATCATGGGTGCCGACGACAATGTGATCGAGGCGCTGCGCACGCTGTCCGACAAGAGCAAGCCGGACATCATCGGCCTCGTGACCACTGGGTTGTCGGAAACGCAGGGCACCGATATTCGTCGCTGTGTCGGCGATTTCCGCCGGGCGCACCCGGAATTCGACCATGTCGCCGTGGTCCCGGTGAATACGCCGGATTACGTCGGCTGCCTGGAAAGCGGCTACGCACTGGCTATTGAAGCGCTGATCGAAACGCTGGTGCCGGAAAGCGCCTGCGTCGGCAAAAGGCCAAAGCAGGTCAATGTGCTGGCCTCGGCCATGCTGACGCCGGGCGATATCGAGGCGATCAAGGAGTGGGTCGAAGCCTTCGGCCTGCGCCCCATCGTCGTTCCGGACATTGGCGATTCGCTCGATGGACATTTGACCGAAGCTGAGACTTCATCGCTGACCATCGGTGGTACGCCGCGCTCGGAAATCGAGATCATGGGCGAGTCGACCGCAACATTGGTCGTCGGCCCCTCGCTGCTCAAGGCGGCCACCATCCTGAAGACGCGGACTGGCGTGCCTGACTACCATTTCGCGGGCCTCATGGGCCTCGACGACTGCGACGCTTTCACCCAGGCGCTGGCCGAGATTTCCGGCAAGCCGGTGCCCGAGAAAATCGAACGCCATCGTGCCCAGTTGCAGGACGCCATGGTCGACAGCCATTTCATGATCGGCTTCGCCCGCGTTGCGCTGGCCGGCGACCCGGATCTGGTCGGCATGCAGGTCCGTTTCCTGACCAGCATGGGGGCCGAGATTGTTAGCGCCGTTGCCACGCACAAGCACGAAAGCCTGGCGGCGCTGCCGATCGAAAAGATCATCGTCGGTGACCTGGAGGATATGGAAAAAGAGGCACGCAGCAATGGCGCGCAACTGATCGTCGCCAATTCCCATGCCGCCGACACCGCTTCGCGGCTGGGCTTGCCGCTGCTCCGGGCTGGCTTTCCGCAATACGACCATGTGGGCGGTTACGCCCGCACCTGGGTGGGCTACCGCGGTACGCGGCAGGCCTTGTTCGATCTCGCCAACCTCATGCTGGGACAACACCATGAACTCGCACCCTATCGATCAATCTACTGGGCCGACGACCGCGATGGCGTCAGCAAACAACATGTCATCTCGTCGGCTGCAGCTGGTCTGGTCCATTAG
- a CDS encoding NifB/NifX family molybdenum-iron cluster-binding protein, whose product MIKVAFASTDRTRVNQHFGSAEGFVIYEVTPDKATLVGVAEFAEEAMDGNEDKLGAKVDFLEGCAGVYVMAIGASAIKKLLAKGIQPIRVDEVDAVDELLGQISKAMSEGGVVWIDRAIAAQAKAKEENRFASMEEEGWEG is encoded by the coding sequence GTGATCAAGGTCGCCTTCGCCTCAACTGACCGGACGCGGGTCAATCAGCACTTCGGTTCGGCCGAGGGCTTCGTGATCTATGAAGTGACGCCGGACAAGGCGACGCTGGTTGGTGTCGCCGAGTTCGCCGAAGAGGCGATGGATGGCAACGAGGACAAGCTCGGCGCCAAGGTTGATTTCCTCGAAGGCTGCGCCGGGGTTTATGTCATGGCGATTGGCGCTTCGGCGATCAAGAAGCTCCTGGCCAAAGGCATCCAGCCGATTCGCGTCGATGAGGTTGACGCGGTCGACGAGCTTTTGGGGCAAATTTCGAAAGCGATGAGCGAGGGCGGCGTGGTCTGGATTGACCGTGCCATCGCCGCCCAGGCCAAGGCCAAGGAAGAGAATCGCTTCGCTTCCATGGAAGAAGAAGGGTGGGAAGGATGA